Genomic window (Ananas comosus cultivar F153 unplaced genomic scaffold, ASM154086v1, whole genome shotgun sequence):
AAAAAGGGGCTCCGGCAGGGGGACCCTCTCTCTCCGTACCTCTTCTTATTGGTGGCCGACTGTTTAGCCAGACTCACTGAAACCGCGAGGAGAAACAATCAGCTACAAGGCATCGGACCAACCCCTNTGGCTTGAATTCTCCGCTCGAGGGTCAgcatttcttcttcctcccgcCATCTCCATCAGTAGCATTCCGAAGCTGTAGACGTCAGACTTGTGAGATATAACACCGAAGCTCCTCGAAATCAATTCAGGTGCGATGTATCCTGTTGTTCCTCTAGTAGTACTCATCGATACGAGACTTGTGTCCTTTGGGTATAATTTTGCTAGTCCGAAATCCGCAACCTTCGGAGTGAAGTTATGGTCTAAGAGGATATTCTGTGGCTTGATGTCGAAGTGCAAAATTCTCTTATCGCATCCCTGGTGCAAGTAGTTGATGCCACGGGCGATTCCCAAAGCTATGTCATTGAGTTTGTCCCACGTGAATGTTCGCCGACCAGCGACTCCATTGGAAGCGAAGATATGCTTGTCGAGTGATCCGTGAGGCATGTACTCATAGACGAGGGCCCTCTTCGATCCCTCGGAGCAAAACCCGACGAGCTTTATCACGTTGACATGGTGGATCCTACCGATGGTAGAGACCTCGTTGATGAACTCTTCCCCATTGCATCTAGGATTGCTTAACAACATCTTCACTGCTACAAGAACGCCGCCGGGGAAAACACCTTTGAATACGGAACCGTATCCTCCTTGGCCGAGCTTTTCTCTGAAGTGGCCGGTGATCGCAATGAGGTCGGTATATGCATACCTTGTCGGTGCGAGCGCCCTCTGGTTTCGAAGGAACTTCTCGACGGCGTCCACTGATTTCTTCTCTCTCCACAACTTGTGCGCCAGGAAGAGGAATATTGCCAATGGCGCAATAACAAATCTGCCGAGAATTGAGAGAACTGCAGTATGCAGATTTTATGGATGAGAATTAGAGTATAACAACAAAGTGCAGTCTCATGAAGCTAAAGTAAGGGCTAGtcttatttacctatcaaagtTAGTACAATATAAATTTGTCCAACATATTCTAATGCCGGCACGGGATCTAAAAGGCGATATGGATCAACGTTGGCCCCCAAACATGCTGTAAACTCCAATCCACTTACAGCAGAGGAGAGTCTCAAAGAGAGAATCCCAACTCCGTATGTATTCTTCCAAAAGCTTTTGCATAACGTGCAGGAAAGCAAATTAGGCACATTGATGAGAATTAAGTAATAGATCGAGTACAGTTCCAGTTGTTCAGAATGCTTTTTAATCACAAAGTGaaaattactctctctctctctctctctctctctcatgtagGAGGAAAATTCTAATCTGCCTTGCAAGGGATGAGcccaaaatttttataaaaaaattaaatttaaattttttactttattttagaAATTAGGAAGAAACGCAATAAAATTGCTGATAAATaggcaaaaattttaaaaaaatttgtgaaactTTTAAGATATTAGAAAAGGTAATTTAGAGGAAGAATAAAacggaaataaataaaaaaaaaggaaaagtgagGAAGAATAAagagaatagaattttttttttttgtaaaatgaaTTTCGCTGGCATATAAGacaagaggaagaagacgaaaataTTATGATCGCAGCCAAAATATAAAACGCCCATCTTTTCAAAACACTAGTCCTCACTAGGCTAAATTCATAACCATCAAAACATGCCCctactttaaatcaaattttaagattttagaaACTTTTCTCATATAAACATATCGAAGAAAGCCCTAACACATATtcctaatttttagaaatttatttcataaataaaaattcaaaaaatttaaaaagctacaaaacaaaaataataaaaataaaattcaaaaaaagaaaaaaatctaaatgACTCAATTCAAATCTAACACAAAAAATtaactcaaataaataaaagatgatCCGACGTCGCCCAATCTGACTATGGTTCTGCATCACGCACACTCTCTTTTTCTCAATGTGTCTGAATGTATGCCTGAGACAATGGGTGGAGGAACATGTCTGGTACTCAACTTACCGTTGAACTTCTTTTACGCAATCACGAGAGGTACGTGCATAAATTGGAACCGGAAATCCGCGCTTCAGGAGCTGGAAGACGTATTCTGTTGTGGGATGCTCCAGCGAGATCATGTTTCCATTCATCAGCTGCATTCGTTCAGCTGGATCCAATGTAATCGGAGTCATAGCTAAGAAGCTACAGAAACGCTCCGTATCCTCCAGCCGAAGCGCCCTCCATGAAAATATAACATACACAAATGCATCGGTCTTGCTCAAACAAGGAACATGGTTATATGTGCTGTTTACTATCTTCCTCCTACAGCTCACGAAAGTAGCCCACGTAAACTCGAAATCTACGAATCCCAAGTTCTCGATGCTGGTGCGGGAAAGAGACTGCAAGGGAAGACTGCAGCTGCCGTTAGCCAAGTTGGCATCGACGACTGTGAAATTGCTATCTAGGAAGGAATAGAAGGAATGTGGGTTAATATTCGGGATCTCGGTAACGTAGTAGTACGTCCCAGGTTGGTGGATATCCCAGATAGTCTTGTTACCATCCACGCAGGCAAGCTGGTATCGAGGTTCGCCGCATTCAGGGGGGTCGCCCTCCGAGCGGAACGGATAACCGATGTCGCGCAGAGGTCCACAGGAGAAAGACGGACATCTCGGGTGCTTCATTCCCGCAGAAGCTAATCTGCTGATATCGAATAGCAGAAGGCATGTGATCAGTAGTAGAGCTCGGGAGGCAGATATTTGTATGGTGCTGCTCAGGAAAACAGGATGTTCTGAAGCCTTCTTGATCACCATGGTACGTACCTAGCTGCTTAATTTGCTTAGTTTAATTTCTTCAGAATTGAAtcatatagatataaatatattcatGTAAAAAATGCATGGTTATTAGCCATTTGTAGAGGTGTGGGAGCTCATTGGAAGTTTATGTACTCttcttttacttttcaaaattttgaaaaccaaCCACTCGATAAGCTCGTCTCATCTCGCCGCCTGACTTtgtagagaagaagaaagctGACTGCCACGTGATTGTAGGTTGTAGCTCGATAGACTTGGACTCTCAGTCTAGGTTccgcacacaaaaaaaaaaaaaaaaaaaagaaaaaaaaaaaaaaaaataaaaaaaaaaaaagagagaaaaagagagagacgCGTTTGTGTCGCAAAGAGTCAACGGTACTAAAAGGATGGTCGttcaatttatcaaaaaatattatacataacttataaattttgatttgtaatatattttttaaaatacaactAATAAATTAGTTATGAAATTTCCTTCTCCGTTACTAGCTGCCAGACCCGTTgactactatattattttttattttttattttttaccatCCCTCCAACGCCCTGCTGTCTCATCCATATAGCTTAGTTTatcttttcaatgaatgaaacagatagcgtgctatttttttctcaaaaaaaaaaactttgcagagcatatatataatgagttttaatttattttttttgagtaaacagggTTAAACCCTATTTGGGAGACAGTTAAacgaacaaaacaaaacaaaagccCCTTCGGCTAAACATGACCCCACGAATAGAACGACCTGAGGCAAATCGCTCAGTACCCAAAACTGCAGGAAAAAATAGGAAACACACACGAAGAGAAAAAGGGAGGAAAAAAGAGGAAACACACACCAAAACTGTTGAAAAAAGAGGAAACACACACCAAAActgcaggaaaaaaaaggaaacacacACGAAGAGttttaatttatcaatttttaaatattatagtattttttacataatatatatatagtatcgtataaaaaaatatggttTATTGTTGGCCATGCCTTGCGCCTGTTCTAATTTTTTCCGAAACTGTTGAATCGTTTTGTTTGAGTCGTGTTTAGTATTCTGTATTCGTGTAtactaatgttttttttttagagagatatgTAGCATGCTGCtagcttcatttatttcatttagaaataaacttagctaaaaatgtgaatcaactatgattcgaattagggacctcggataccaaccaccaaaccctttgccacttgcactaggaacGATCGGTTATGTTTTACTAATGTTATTTGAGCTTATCATAGCTTTTTTACAAACTAATTCATCACAAGTTAATATTTTCTGTTATTGAACAGTTTTGATATTCTCTGTTAATATTCTCTGTTAATATTCTCTGTTACAAACTAATTCCCCAGTTTTGTTACTTGACATATAGTTACAATCATTGACCGTCcttagcacaagtggcaaagagcttggtggttggtacctgagatcccaagtttgaatcctagttgatttatatttttagctaagtttacttctaaaagaaataaatgaaacgggtagtatgctacctttctctctctcaaaaaaaaaaattcttctccattacaaatatttttcaaatgatTAACAAATTTTGCTTGGCTTGGTTGTAAGTTTTCTGATTATGACCTAGTGCATGATATGTtgataaattttcatttttatactaGTACTCCAAGGAACAATTATtgtgaaaatttttgatttttttttcattttgattaCTGGGAAATTAAGTGAaggaaataatataaaattaaatgtaattttgttctttacatttatcCATTTTTATATAAGTGGATACTtcagatttttttgttttcctattCCCTCTTTATTTGTGGCTGATTTCATAAATTTCAGCCAAACACAGCAGAGACGCATCGGCATCATCTCCCATTGATCACACAACTTGAACCTCGTTCCAATCCTTGAAACtccaaaaattccaaaattttcaaaacatcTCTGTTCAGAAGAGCAAAGtttataacaaaatttaaattgaaaaagaagtgaaaaatTATGAACATTCCATTTTCTTTGCCCTATTATCTTGGACAACtttaatttgatgcaacataaGGATTGGGCATTCTGAAGTCCACTGGAGCGAATAAAGACTCGAAACAAAAACCAAGCAACAAGCCACAACTATCaaagttcttctttttttttttttttttttttctcgagagagaagagagagaaatatgaCACGCTACCTGGTTATTCATCTAGGTAAATGAAGCTAGCTACATAGGATAGACACCTCGAGGCTCAGAAAGACAAATACGAAGAAGAaaggggttaaaaaaaaaagagcaaaaaagaaaGACAAGCAAAAACATTTGTCAAACCAAAGGAGTAGCAAAACAACGTCCCCTACTTCGCAAAAATCGGTTCCGCTCTTCTCGCCCAAACCAAATATGGTGAGCAAGTTAAGAGACTAGTCATCATGGTATGTCTCCGAAAAATAACGTATTTTCTTTCGCTCACCAAATCACCAACCAGATGGCCGTCCAAGAACTTTGAGGTTCCAGAGTCTTCTTCCTGCTGACCCCTCTCTTCTAACCAGCCTTATGCATACGAGAGCCAACCTATTGACTTTGACGCCGCCACAACTATCGTCAGAGTCTCATTCAACTATTCTCTAGATTTAGAGAGCCACTCATTGACTTGTCTAATAAGTCCTCTGCAGATTTAGAGGCCACAACATGACTTTATCTTAGTCATCTCAGATTGAATTCCACACTTCTCCTCCTCTGTTTCAATCCTTTCCAACCCCCACAATGCTTAGGCGTTGGTCGTAATCGTCTTCTCTTTTCCTTATCAATTCTGAATAAGCAATGCTAGCAGCACGGgcagcaaagaaaaaaaaggaatagaAAGTTACCAAGACTGCCGCACCCTCCAACATGCGGTGGCGAAGGCGCGGGCCTGAGATTCGATTCGCCTCTTTCGGCCAAATTACAGCCCTCCATTCTGCGGTGCATCCTGGATGAACCCCGTGTTCCCGCCAATACCACAATCCTAACCTCAAATCTCGGCTCCCTACACCATGTACTCAATCGACTAACCGCCTTCGCTGCGCACACTGTCAAGTCTCACCCGACACGTCGGCCGCCCGTGTCCCTTGAACCCGAAGATCCATTGACCTTGCACGCGCTCGCCCACTATACACCGCCCCTCATGAATTGCGCCACTCCGTCCATCTAGTAAGCTCGCCTCACCAAACCTCCCTTCCAC
Coding sequences:
- the LOC109706388 gene encoding rust resistance kinase Lr10-like, with the translated sequence MVIKKASEHPVFLSSTIQISASRALLLITCLLLFDISRLASAGMKHPRCPSFSCGPLRDIGYPFRSEGDPPECGEPRYQLACVDGNKTIWDIHQPGTYYYVTEIPNINPHSFYSFLDSNFTVVDANLANGSCSLPLQSLSRTSIENLGFVDFEFTWATFVSCRRKIVNSTYNHVPCLSKTDAFVYVIFSWRALRLEDTERFCSFLAMTPITLDPAERMQLMNGNMISLEHPTTEYVFQLLKRGFPVPIYARTSRDCVKEVQRFWKNTYGVGILSLRLSSAVSGLEFTACLGANVDPYRLLDPVPALEYVGQIYIVLTLIVLSILGRFVIAPLAIFLFLAHKLWREKKSVDAVEKFLRNQRALAPTRYAYTDLIAITGHFREKLGQGGYGSVFKGVFPGGVLVAVKMLLSNPRCNGEEFINEVSTIGRIHHVNVIKLVGFCSEGSKRALVYEYMPHGSLDKHIFASNGVAGRRTFTWDKLNDIALGIARGINYLHQGCDKRILHFDIKPQNILLDHNFTPKVADFGLAKLYPKDTSLVSMSTTRGTTGYIAPELISRSFGVISHKSDVYSFGMLLMEMAGGRRNADPRAENSSXRENSSQFYYPSRIYDRLTQPEMLEINCSFEITVMKRKLCIIGLWCIQLIPSDRPAMSEVVEMLEADVNSLEMPLKPFFSSEEPISVRQSSFDSSSQLPNISEQE